One stretch of Corynebacterium callunae DSM 20147 DNA includes these proteins:
- a CDS encoding 16S rRNA (uracil(1498)-N(3))-methyltransferase — protein sequence MSLPVFISDTTAAVGELATLSGPEGRHAVTVKRITVGEKITLIDGRGTARTCTVQALSGKDRMDVIVDSVDQVPLPNPQVTIVQAIPKSERSELTIDLLTQGGADKIVAWQASRCVAKWAGKEAKSLAKWQAAAEAAAKQSRRSTIPEISGVAAAEDVEKLIDDADLAIILHEEATAAIRELNFSGNVVVIIGPEGGIAPEEIARFSARGAHSVKLGPEVLRTASAGMVALAAIGVLSERW from the coding sequence ATGTCGCTTCCTGTCTTCATTTCCGACACCACGGCCGCCGTCGGCGAATTAGCCACCCTCAGTGGCCCGGAAGGCCGTCACGCTGTCACCGTTAAACGCATAACGGTGGGGGAAAAGATTACGCTTATCGACGGCCGTGGCACCGCGAGAACCTGTACGGTTCAGGCCCTCAGCGGTAAAGACCGCATGGATGTGATTGTGGATTCGGTGGACCAAGTTCCACTGCCAAATCCACAGGTCACCATTGTGCAAGCCATCCCCAAATCGGAGCGCTCTGAGCTGACCATTGATCTGCTCACCCAGGGTGGCGCCGATAAAATTGTGGCCTGGCAGGCGAGCCGTTGTGTGGCTAAATGGGCAGGAAAAGAAGCAAAATCCTTGGCCAAATGGCAGGCAGCCGCGGAAGCGGCTGCCAAACAATCACGGCGCTCAACCATCCCTGAAATCAGTGGGGTGGCAGCGGCGGAGGACGTCGAAAAGCTTATCGACGACGCAGACCTGGCAATTATCCTGCATGAGGAAGCAACCGCGGCGATTCGAGAATTAAATTTTTCGGGCAATGTGGTGGTCATTATTGGCCCAGAAGGTGGCATTGCTCCGGAGGAAATCGCCCGTTTTAGTGCGCGCGGAGCACATTCCGTCAAGCTTGGACCCGAAGTCTTAAGAACAGCCTCAGCAGGCATGGTGGCTTTGGCAGCCATCGGTGTACTCTCTGAGCGCTGGTAG
- the recO gene encoding DNA repair protein RecO, producing MRRESFRDRALVVKTHDYGEADRIIVLLTRDHGMVRAVAKGVRRSKSRFGSRLQLFVELDVQLYPGRNLATISGADTVAYYASGIIEDFTRYSCASAILDIATQIVGMDEDAHLFAETTRALQAIQDAEHPVLALDEFILRAMNHAGWAPSLYDCAACGRSGPHTAFHPGAGGAVCLYCRPQGSAEVSSETLHMMWLVANGQPLRVTAEHPELQATVHRLATAHLQWHMERKLPTLAVLDQA from the coding sequence GTGCGTAGGGAAAGCTTTAGAGATAGAGCACTGGTGGTGAAGACCCATGATTATGGGGAAGCAGACCGCATTATTGTCCTACTCACGCGCGACCATGGCATGGTTAGAGCTGTAGCCAAGGGAGTACGTCGATCTAAATCGAGGTTTGGCTCCCGGCTGCAGCTCTTTGTTGAGCTTGATGTCCAGCTGTATCCCGGCCGTAATCTGGCCACCATTTCTGGCGCAGATACTGTGGCCTATTATGCCTCCGGCATTATTGAGGATTTCACCCGTTATTCTTGTGCTTCGGCAATTTTAGATATTGCAACCCAAATTGTGGGCATGGATGAAGACGCCCATCTTTTTGCGGAAACCACCCGCGCCCTACAAGCTATCCAAGATGCCGAACATCCCGTTTTGGCCTTGGATGAGTTTATTTTGCGGGCGATGAATCACGCCGGCTGGGCACCAAGCCTTTATGACTGTGCCGCCTGCGGTCGCAGTGGCCCGCACACTGCCTTTCACCCCGGAGCTGGGGGAGCGGTGTGCCTTTACTGTAGGCCACAAGGCAGCGCCGAGGTATCTTCTGAAACTTTGCATATGATGTGGCTGGTGGCAAATGGGCAACCGCTGCGCGTAACTGCCGAACATCCTGAGCTGCAGGCCACTGTGCATCGTCTGGCTACGGCACATTTGCAGTGGCATATGGAAAGGAAGCTGCCTACTTTGGCAGTACTAGACCAAGCTTAA
- a CDS encoding Fur family transcriptional regulator, whose protein sequence is MAIKQSSTPKLGVRSTRQRKAVVDVLENMDNFASAKEIHLELSTRDHAVGLTTVYRTLQSLAEIGAVDVLNVTGGETLYRQCHAAGHHHHLVCTNCGRTVEIDGGPVETWAQEVARENGFSVSSHEAEIFGLCQNCR, encoded by the coding sequence ATGGCTATTAAGCAAAGCTCCACTCCAAAGTTGGGGGTCCGCAGCACCCGACAGCGCAAAGCTGTAGTGGATGTGTTGGAAAACATGGATAACTTTGCTTCGGCCAAGGAAATTCACCTTGAGTTATCCACCCGGGACCACGCGGTTGGTCTCACCACGGTATATCGCACCTTGCAATCCTTGGCAGAAATAGGTGCCGTTGATGTTCTCAACGTCACCGGTGGTGAAACGCTGTATCGGCAGTGTCATGCAGCCGGCCATCACCATCACCTGGTGTGCACTAACTGCGGGCGCACCGTTGAAATTGACGGTGGACCAGTAGAAACTTGGGCTCAGGAAGTCGCACGGGAGAATGGTTTTAGTGTCAGCAGCCATGAAGCAGAGATTTTTGGCCTCTGCCAGAACTGTCGCTAA
- the dnaJ gene encoding molecular chaperone DnaJ, whose translation MARDYYGILGIDRNATESEIKKAYRKLARKYHPDVNPSEEAAEKFREASVAHEVLTDPDKRRIVDMGGDPMEQGGGAGAGGFDGGFGGGGLGDIFDAFFGGGAGGSRGPRSRVQPGSDTLWRTSITLEEAFSGVKKDLTLDTAVLCTKCHGAGSASDKKPVTCGTCNGAGEIQEVQRSFLGNVMTSRPCHTCNGTGEIIPDPCDECAGDGRVRARRDIVASIPAGIQSGMRIRMAGQGEVGAGGGPAGDLYIEVMVRPHAVFTRDGDNLHASIRVPMIDAALGTELEVESLNGQEVKISVPAGTQPNDVITLDGEGMPRLRAEGQGDLMAHVDLFVPTDLDDRTRELLEKIRSHRKDNSSVHREGEEAGFFDKLKNKFRK comes from the coding sequence GTGGCACGTGACTATTACGGCATTCTCGGAATCGATCGCAATGCAACCGAGTCAGAGATCAAGAAGGCGTACCGAAAGCTTGCCCGCAAATACCACCCAGATGTGAACCCCAGCGAGGAAGCAGCGGAGAAATTCCGTGAGGCTTCGGTAGCTCATGAGGTACTCACCGATCCAGATAAGCGCCGCATTGTAGACATGGGTGGAGATCCCATGGAACAAGGTGGCGGCGCCGGCGCTGGTGGCTTCGACGGCGGATTTGGTGGCGGTGGCCTGGGCGATATTTTTGATGCCTTCTTTGGTGGCGGAGCAGGTGGCTCCCGTGGACCTCGTTCCCGCGTTCAGCCTGGCAGCGATACCCTATGGCGTACGTCCATCACCTTGGAAGAGGCTTTTAGTGGCGTGAAGAAGGATCTCACCTTGGACACTGCCGTGCTGTGTACCAAGTGCCATGGTGCCGGATCTGCCTCCGATAAGAAGCCAGTTACCTGTGGCACCTGTAATGGTGCCGGTGAAATCCAAGAGGTACAGCGCAGCTTCCTGGGCAATGTGATGACTTCTCGCCCTTGCCATACCTGTAATGGCACCGGCGAAATCATCCCTGATCCTTGTGATGAGTGCGCAGGAGATGGTCGCGTCCGTGCCCGTCGCGATATTGTAGCTAGTATTCCAGCCGGCATTCAGTCAGGTATGCGCATCCGCATGGCTGGCCAGGGCGAAGTTGGTGCTGGTGGCGGTCCTGCCGGTGACCTCTACATTGAGGTAATGGTGCGTCCACACGCAGTGTTCACCCGCGATGGTGACAATCTGCACGCCAGCATCCGTGTTCCAATGATCGATGCAGCTTTGGGTACCGAGCTAGAGGTGGAATCCCTTAATGGCCAGGAAGTTAAGATCAGCGTTCCTGCAGGTACTCAGCCCAACGACGTGATTACTTTGGACGGCGAGGGCATGCCACGGCTGCGCGCTGAGGGCCAGGGCGATCTCATGGCACATGTGGATCTGTTTGTACCTACTGATCTGGATGATCGCACCCGCGAATTGCTGGAGAAAATCCGCAGCCACCGCAAGGATAATTCCTCGGTACACCGCGAAGGCGAAGAAGCTGGATTTTTTGACAAGCTGAAGAATAAGTTCCGCAAGTAA
- a CDS encoding isoprenyl transferase: MAQWFFVSEFVKPDIPAKFLPKHIALVMDGNGRWATERGMKRTEGHKRGEAVLMDVVDACLELGVPYLSAYAFSTENWRRSTDEVRFLMGFNRDVLRRQRDVLNAKGVRVRWVGRRPRLWRSVIQELEAAEELTKNNTKMTLAMCVNYGGRAEIIDATREIARLAAAGQLRPEHINEKTFSNFLDEPDMPDVDLFLRPSGEKRTSNFLLWQSAYAEMVYQDKLFPDFTQQDLFDAVLEYAQRDRRFGSA, encoded by the coding sequence ATGGCACAATGGTTCTTTGTGAGCGAATTTGTGAAACCCGATATTCCTGCCAAGTTTCTACCCAAGCATATTGCTTTGGTGATGGACGGCAATGGTCGCTGGGCCACGGAGCGCGGTATGAAAAGAACCGAAGGCCACAAACGTGGCGAGGCTGTGTTGATGGATGTGGTGGATGCCTGCCTAGAACTGGGTGTTCCTTATCTTTCTGCCTATGCTTTCTCCACCGAGAATTGGCGACGTTCAACCGATGAGGTTCGCTTCCTCATGGGCTTTAACCGAGATGTTTTGCGCCGTCAGCGTGATGTTCTAAATGCAAAGGGCGTGCGAGTTCGCTGGGTAGGCCGTCGCCCAAGGCTGTGGCGTTCGGTTATTCAGGAGCTGGAAGCTGCTGAAGAGTTAACCAAAAACAACACCAAGATGACACTTGCCATGTGTGTTAACTATGGTGGTCGCGCTGAAATTATTGATGCCACCCGTGAGATCGCTCGTTTAGCAGCGGCTGGGCAATTGCGCCCTGAGCATATTAATGAGAAAACCTTCTCCAATTTCCTCGATGAGCCGGATATGCCCGATGTGGATCTTTTCCTGCGACCCTCGGGCGAAAAGCGCACTTCTAACTTCCTGCTTTGGCAGTCTGCTTATGCAGAGATGGTCTACCAGGATAAACTCTTCCCAGATTTCACCCAACAGGATCTTTTTGATGCGGTTCTCGAGTACGCTCAGCGTGATCGTCGCTTCGGAAGTGCCTAA
- the era gene encoding GTPase Era, which yields MNFNDTPEGFRSGFVSFVGRPNTGKSTLTNALVGEKIAITANQPETTRHPIRGLVHRKDAQIIVVDTPGLHRPRTLLGERLNEAVKDTYADVDLIGFTIPANEKIGPGDRWILDAVRNVSPKTKILGIVTKADRVSRDLVAAQLMAVHELLDGKSEVVPVSATSGENIETLIEVMTSQLPEGPKFYPDDHLTDEDSDTRISEAIREAALAGLKDELPHSIAVEVDEILPDPERNGVLTVHAIIYVERPGQKDIIVGRNGQRLGRIIHNSRKDIIKILGQNVFLDLRIKILKNWQSDPKALNRLGF from the coding sequence ATGAATTTTAATGACACCCCTGAAGGTTTCCGTTCAGGTTTTGTCAGCTTCGTTGGACGCCCAAACACCGGCAAATCAACGTTGACCAACGCCCTGGTGGGCGAAAAAATTGCTATCACCGCAAACCAGCCCGAGACCACTCGCCACCCTATTCGCGGTTTGGTACACCGCAAGGATGCGCAGATCATCGTGGTAGACACCCCAGGTTTGCACCGCCCCCGCACCTTGCTGGGCGAGCGTCTCAACGAGGCAGTAAAAGACACCTATGCAGATGTTGACCTCATCGGATTCACCATCCCTGCCAATGAAAAAATTGGTCCTGGCGATCGCTGGATCCTGGATGCTGTGCGCAACGTTTCCCCTAAGACCAAGATCTTGGGCATTGTCACCAAGGCGGACCGTGTGTCCCGTGACTTGGTTGCGGCCCAGCTCATGGCTGTCCATGAGCTTCTCGACGGAAAGAGCGAGGTGGTACCGGTTTCGGCTACCTCCGGCGAAAACATTGAGACCTTGATTGAGGTCATGACCAGCCAGCTTCCTGAAGGACCAAAGTTCTACCCAGACGATCACCTCACCGATGAAGATAGCGATACCCGCATCTCTGAGGCCATCCGCGAGGCTGCACTAGCTGGCCTTAAAGATGAACTTCCACACTCAATTGCCGTGGAAGTTGATGAGATTCTGCCGGATCCAGAACGCAATGGAGTTTTGACTGTCCACGCTATTATTTATGTGGAACGTCCTGGTCAAAAGGATATTATTGTGGGTCGCAATGGCCAGCGCCTGGGTCGAATCATCCACAATTCTCGCAAGGATATCATCAAGATTCTGGGCCAAAATGTCTTCTTGGATCTGCGTATTAAGATCTTGAAGAACTGGCAGTCCGATCCAAAGGCACTTAACCGCCTCGGATTCTAA
- a CDS encoding VIT1/CCC1 transporter family protein: protein MNQDQPTAQQIKRWRGYLANERAEAAAYRGLADRRQGEEREILLALAEAEARHEAYWLNKLGDAALNPPRADLKTRLLGFLARRFGSVFTLALLQSAESRSPYDSDADAAKQMSADERIHAEVVRGLASRGRERMSGNFRAAVFGINDGLVSNVALVMGVMASGVAPQVVIITGVSGLLAGALSMAAGEFISVRSQTELLDASTPDPKAHEVIGELDVEANELELVFRARGLSEAEAREKAAGVFLKFENQQRIKSNTLADPIVHDAGSARSAALFSFCAFALGAFIPILPYLLGMDQLPAAVVSLLLVGISLMATGGITGVLSGKPPAFRALRQLGIGYGAALITYVLGLAFGMVL from the coding sequence ATGAATCAGGATCAGCCAACCGCCCAACAAATTAAACGGTGGCGTGGCTACCTAGCTAATGAACGAGCCGAGGCCGCCGCCTACCGCGGCCTCGCCGATCGGCGTCAGGGTGAGGAGCGGGAAATTCTGCTTGCCCTGGCTGAGGCCGAAGCTCGCCACGAGGCTTATTGGTTAAATAAGCTTGGCGACGCCGCCCTCAATCCCCCGCGGGCTGATCTAAAAACGAGGCTCTTAGGTTTTCTAGCCCGTCGTTTTGGTTCAGTTTTTACTCTTGCTTTATTGCAATCTGCTGAATCTCGAAGTCCCTATGACTCCGACGCAGATGCCGCCAAACAAATGTCAGCAGATGAGAGAATTCACGCTGAGGTTGTCCGAGGCCTAGCCAGCCGTGGTCGGGAAAGAATGAGCGGCAATTTTCGAGCTGCAGTCTTTGGTATTAACGATGGGCTGGTCTCCAATGTTGCCTTAGTCATGGGTGTGATGGCCAGCGGTGTTGCACCGCAGGTGGTAATTATCACCGGTGTATCAGGGCTTTTGGCGGGTGCATTATCTATGGCTGCGGGCGAATTTATCTCGGTGCGTTCCCAAACGGAGTTACTTGATGCCTCCACCCCAGATCCCAAAGCTCATGAAGTTATTGGTGAACTTGATGTGGAAGCAAATGAACTTGAGTTGGTATTCCGGGCTCGTGGCCTTAGCGAGGCTGAAGCGCGGGAAAAGGCTGCTGGGGTGTTCCTCAAGTTTGAAAATCAACAACGCATTAAGTCCAATACGCTAGCCGATCCAATTGTTCATGATGCAGGTTCGGCACGCTCAGCTGCACTTTTTAGCTTCTGTGCTTTTGCTTTAGGTGCTTTTATCCCGATCCTGCCTTATCTCTTAGGCATGGATCAGCTGCCAGCAGCGGTAGTATCGCTTCTCCTGGTTGGTATCTCTTTGATGGCAACCGGTGGCATTACTGGTGTGTTATCTGGAAAGCCACCTGCATTTAGAGCGCTGCGCCAACTCGGAATTGGTTATGGCGCAGCGCTAATTACCTATGTACTGGGCTTAGCTTTTGGAATGGTGCTTTAG
- a CDS encoding hemolysin family protein produces MDDYVIWLGIATVLALTLSSFFGAVESALSMVSRARVEQMHKDEVTGSAALLHVIDSRAVHINMLVMLRTLLDSSAAVLAGAIAISVIDNWAWGIAAAIISVSLVTFAVVGVFGRTVGRKNPYTVMLRSAVMLGIFAKILGPLARLLIWVGNIIAPGPGFRNGPYATEVELREMVDIAQEHGIVEIEERRMIQSVFDLASTTVRQVMVPRPEMIWIESGKTAGQATALCVRSGHSRIPVIGENVDDIIGIVYLKDLVQKTYYATDGGRSVTVDEVMRPATFVPDSKSLDALLQEMQEEHNHIAILIDEYGGVAGLISIEDILEEIVGEIADEYDNREVAPIEKIGERTYRVVSRLSLEDLQDYIKEELEQDLEFSEEIQDQVDTVGGLIAFELGRVPLPGATVESSGLKLTAEGERNRRGRLRMHSVVVVVSEPGEVEDE; encoded by the coding sequence GTGGACGACTATGTCATTTGGTTAGGCATTGCGACGGTTTTGGCGCTGACGCTCTCGAGCTTTTTCGGAGCAGTGGAATCAGCACTGTCTATGGTCTCGCGGGCGCGCGTAGAACAAATGCATAAGGATGAAGTAACCGGCTCCGCGGCCCTACTTCATGTTATTGATTCTCGAGCTGTGCATATCAACATGCTCGTCATGTTGCGCACTCTTCTGGATTCTTCTGCAGCGGTGTTGGCAGGCGCAATTGCCATTAGCGTTATTGACAATTGGGCTTGGGGAATCGCTGCTGCCATTATCAGTGTTTCCCTAGTTACCTTCGCCGTAGTGGGTGTTTTTGGCCGTACTGTCGGTAGGAAAAACCCCTATACCGTGATGCTGCGCTCAGCAGTAATGCTCGGTATTTTTGCCAAGATACTGGGTCCACTGGCTCGCTTGCTGATTTGGGTGGGCAATATCATCGCACCTGGTCCAGGCTTTAGAAATGGCCCTTACGCCACTGAAGTGGAACTGCGCGAAATGGTTGATATCGCCCAGGAACACGGCATTGTGGAGATAGAAGAAAGGCGGATGATCCAATCCGTTTTTGATCTCGCCTCCACCACGGTGCGCCAGGTGATGGTGCCTCGTCCGGAAATGATCTGGATCGAATCCGGTAAAACTGCAGGCCAAGCCACAGCGCTTTGTGTGCGTTCCGGTCACTCCCGTATCCCAGTTATTGGTGAAAATGTCGATGACATCATCGGCATTGTGTACCTCAAAGACCTGGTGCAAAAAACTTACTATGCTACCGATGGTGGACGTTCAGTAACTGTTGATGAGGTCATGCGTCCAGCTACCTTTGTGCCAGATTCCAAGTCCTTGGATGCCTTGCTGCAGGAAATGCAGGAGGAACATAACCACATTGCCATCTTGATTGATGAATACGGTGGCGTTGCTGGCCTGATTTCCATTGAAGACATTTTGGAAGAAATCGTGGGCGAGATCGCCGATGAATATGACAACCGCGAAGTAGCTCCGATTGAAAAGATCGGGGAGCGTACCTACCGTGTGGTGTCCAGGCTTTCTTTGGAAGATCTACAAGATTATATTAAAGAAGAATTGGAACAAGATCTAGAATTCTCTGAGGAGATCCAAGATCAAGTGGATACCGTCGGTGGCCTTATTGCCTTTGAGCTAGGTCGCGTGCCATTACCAGGGGCAACTGTGGAAAGCTCGGGCTTAAAACTAACTGCCGAAGGCGAGCGAAATCGTCGCGGACGTTTGCGTATGCACTCGGTGGTGGTCGTGGTCTCAGAACCTGGCGAAGTAGAAGATGAATAA
- a CDS encoding glycine--tRNA ligase, giving the protein MAQQSIIDTVVNLCKRRGLVYPCGEIYGGTRSAWDYGPLGVELKENIKRQWWRAMVTSRPDVVGVDTSVILPRQVWVSSGHVEVFTDPLVESLHTHKRYRADHLLEAYEEKHGHPPVNGLADINDPETGQPGSWTEPKAFSGMLKTFLGPVDDEEGLHYLRPETAQGIFVNFKNVMNSARMKPPFGIANMGKSFRNEITPGNFIFRTREFEQMEMEFFVKPGEDEEWHQYWIDTRHQWYLNLGIKPENLRLYEHPKEKLSHYSKRTVDIEYAFNFANTKWGELEGIANRTDYDLRVHSEGSGEDLSFFDQETGERWIPYVIEPAAGLGRAMMMFLMDAYHEDEAPNSKGGVDKRVVLKLDRRLAPVKVAVLPLSKKDTLTPVAEELAATLRQFWNVDYDTSGAIGRRYRRQDEIGTPFCVTVDFDTLEDKAVTVRERDTMEQVRVPIEELQGFLAQRLLGC; this is encoded by the coding sequence GTGGCTCAGCAATCGATCATCGACACCGTGGTTAACCTGTGTAAACGACGTGGACTGGTGTACCCCTGTGGCGAGATCTACGGCGGTACTCGTTCTGCATGGGATTACGGTCCCTTGGGCGTTGAACTAAAGGAAAACATCAAGCGCCAGTGGTGGCGTGCAATGGTAACCTCCCGCCCTGATGTGGTTGGTGTTGATACCTCTGTCATCCTGCCTCGCCAGGTCTGGGTTTCCTCCGGCCACGTTGAGGTTTTCACCGATCCACTGGTTGAATCTCTACACACCCACAAGCGCTACCGCGCAGACCACCTGCTTGAGGCTTATGAAGAAAAGCATGGTCACCCACCAGTAAACGGCCTTGCTGATATCAATGACCCTGAGACCGGTCAACCAGGTAGCTGGACCGAGCCTAAGGCTTTTTCCGGCATGCTCAAGACCTTTTTGGGTCCAGTGGATGATGAAGAGGGTTTGCACTACCTGCGTCCAGAAACCGCACAGGGCATCTTCGTCAACTTCAAAAACGTGATGAACTCTGCACGCATGAAGCCTCCATTTGGTATTGCCAACATGGGTAAGTCTTTCCGTAACGAGATCACCCCAGGTAACTTCATTTTCCGTACTCGTGAATTTGAGCAGATGGAAATGGAATTCTTCGTTAAGCCAGGCGAGGACGAAGAATGGCACCAGTACTGGATTGATACCCGCCACCAGTGGTACCTCAACCTCGGTATTAAGCCAGAAAACCTGCGTCTTTATGAGCACCCCAAAGAGAAGCTTTCCCACTACTCCAAGCGCACCGTTGATATCGAGTACGCCTTCAACTTTGCCAACACCAAGTGGGGCGAGCTAGAGGGTATTGCTAACCGCACCGACTATGACCTGCGCGTGCACTCTGAAGGTTCCGGCGAAGATCTTTCTTTCTTTGACCAGGAAACCGGCGAGCGCTGGATTCCTTATGTTATTGAGCCTGCCGCTGGTCTCGGCCGCGCAATGATGATGTTCCTCATGGATGCTTACCACGAGGATGAGGCACCAAACTCCAAGGGTGGCGTCGATAAGCGCGTTGTTTTGAAGCTGGACCGCCGCCTGGCACCAGTTAAGGTCGCAGTCTTGCCACTGTCCAAGAAGGACACCCTGACCCCAGTGGCCGAGGAATTGGCGGCAACCCTGCGTCAGTTCTGGAATGTTGACTACGACACCTCCGGAGCAATCGGACGCCGTTACCGCCGCCAGGATGAGATTGGTACCCCATTCTGTGTCACCGTTGACTTCGATACCCTCGAGGACAAGGCAGTAACCGTGCGCGAGCGCGACACCATGGAGCAGGTTCGTGTTCCAATTGAAGAGCTGCAGGGCTTCTTGGCTCAGCGCCTTCTTGGTTGCTAG
- the ybeY gene encoding rRNA maturation RNase YbeY, producing the protein MSIEVFNESGYDGVNEEMLIDVLSFALGEMDIHPDAEASIHIVDLETIADLHLKWLDLEGPTDVMSFPMDELTPGYARPDGADLGPSMLGDIVLCPEFAAKQAEKAGHDLAHELALLTVHGSLHLLGYDHVDPAEEREMFALQNELLADWYDNVEARGIKFQPKPSGAGAFPTAADRLDLDEQMNADHDAFAEPTAEDKP; encoded by the coding sequence ATGAGCATCGAAGTTTTTAATGAATCAGGTTACGACGGCGTAAATGAGGAAATGCTCATTGACGTGCTTTCCTTTGCCCTCGGCGAAATGGATATTCACCCTGATGCCGAAGCCTCAATTCACATTGTGGACCTGGAAACCATCGCTGATCTGCACCTAAAGTGGCTGGATTTGGAAGGCCCAACCGATGTGATGAGCTTCCCCATGGATGAGCTCACCCCAGGCTATGCTCGTCCGGATGGTGCAGATTTAGGCCCTTCGATGCTTGGCGATATTGTGCTGTGCCCAGAGTTTGCTGCCAAGCAAGCTGAAAAAGCTGGCCATGATCTAGCCCATGAATTAGCTTTGCTCACCGTGCACGGCAGCTTGCATCTGCTGGGTTATGATCACGTTGATCCAGCTGAGGAGCGCGAGATGTTCGCATTGCAAAATGAACTCTTGGCTGATTGGTATGACAACGTTGAGGCGCGTGGAATTAAGTTCCAGCCAAAGCCTTCAGGCGCGGGTGCTTTCCCCACTGCAGCTGATCGCTTGGACCTGGATGAACAGATGAATGCTGATCATGACGCTTTTGCAGAGCCTACTGCGGAGGACAAACCTTAA
- a CDS encoding ArsR/SmtB family transcription factor, which yields MIPNSTRNFFRSANDGHGSHSYGELSPEISTNFDTKEVSLLGNVIRALDSPLRIEIVLALNERPHFVHELVKRLDSSQPLISQHLKVLKSAHVVEAERTGRQMTYFLAEPLVMDIFSLALKAAKSEQV from the coding sequence ATGATTCCGAACTCCACACGCAACTTCTTTAGATCCGCAAATGATGGCCATGGCTCTCATTCTTATGGCGAGCTGAGCCCTGAGATATCCACCAATTTTGACACCAAAGAAGTGTCTTTGCTGGGCAATGTTATCCGAGCATTGGATTCCCCGCTGCGCATTGAAATTGTGCTGGCCCTCAATGAGCGACCTCATTTTGTGCATGAACTAGTCAAACGCCTTGATAGCTCACAGCCACTCATTAGCCAGCATCTTAAAGTTCTTAAATCCGCGCATGTGGTGGAAGCAGAACGAACAGGCCGTCAAATGACATACTTCTTGGCTGAGCCTCTGGTCATGGATATTTTCAGCTTGGCTCTCAAAGCTGCAAAATCTGAGCAAGTGTAG
- a CDS encoding PhoH family protein, with product MVTTIYNLEREYAQTVLGIHDENLRVLDNQIDCDIHVRGTRIELTGPIVEVSRAGKIFDELQAIARRGHVISPETVKNVISIINVETPQTVSEILTGDIIARRGKVIRPKTLGQKSYVDAIDENTIVFGLGPAGSGKTYLAMAKAVQALQAKQVSRIILTRPAVEAGEKLGFLPGTLNEKIDPYLRPLHDALRDMVEPEVIPKLMEAGIVEVAPLAYMRGRTLNDAFVILDEAQNTTPAQMKMFLTRLGFGSKMVVTGDITQVDLPGGQKSGLRLVRHILRDVADVHFAELHSADVVRHQLVGRIVDAYEDYEDLEAKRAAERARAREEARKESREESN from the coding sequence GTGGTAACCACGATCTACAACCTAGAGCGTGAATATGCCCAGACTGTATTAGGTATTCATGATGAAAACCTGCGCGTTCTAGACAACCAAATTGATTGCGATATCCACGTCCGAGGTACCCGCATTGAACTCACCGGCCCTATCGTTGAGGTGTCGCGTGCCGGAAAGATCTTTGACGAGTTGCAAGCCATTGCGCGTCGCGGCCATGTGATCAGCCCTGAAACGGTTAAAAATGTCATCAGCATTATCAACGTGGAAACTCCGCAAACCGTGTCGGAGATTCTTACCGGTGACATTATCGCCCGTCGTGGCAAGGTAATTCGCCCAAAAACCTTAGGTCAAAAGTCCTATGTGGATGCCATCGATGAAAACACCATTGTCTTTGGACTGGGACCCGCAGGTTCCGGTAAAACCTACTTGGCGATGGCAAAGGCTGTGCAAGCTCTGCAAGCCAAGCAGGTTAGTCGCATTATTTTGACGCGCCCTGCTGTGGAAGCAGGCGAGAAACTGGGCTTTTTGCCGGGCACGCTTAATGAAAAGATCGATCCTTATCTACGTCCCCTGCATGATGCACTGCGCGATATGGTCGAGCCCGAGGTTATTCCAAAGCTAATGGAAGCCGGCATTGTGGAAGTTGCGCCACTTGCTTATATGCGTGGCCGCACCCTAAACGATGCCTTTGTGATCCTCGATGAGGCGCAAAATACCACTCCTGCGCAGATGAAAATGTTCCTTACCCGACTGGGATTTGGTTCCAAGATGGTGGTAACTGGCGATATCACGCAGGTTGACTTGCCCGGTGGCCAGAAATCTGGTTTACGCTTGGTGCGTCATATTCTCCGCGATGTTGCTGATGTTCACTTCGCAGAATTGCATTCTGCCGACGTGGTTCGCCACCAGCTGGTGGGACGCATTGTGGATGCTTATGAAGATTATGAAGATTTAGAAGCAAAGCGTGCTGCGGAGCGGGCTCGTGCTCGTGAGGAAGCTCGAAAAGAATCCCGAGAGGAATCTAACTAA